CTTCGCTGGACGTCTCCGCGGCGGCCGCAGACCCGCAGGGCACGGTCGACACCTTCAGCGAGACCGTCGATGCGATCGGCGCAGCCGCAGACTCCATCTCCAACTCTGAGGTCAAGGAAGCCGTCGGAGCGATTCACGAGGACTTCGGTGCCATGCGCGACCTGCTCTCGAAGGTCCTGATCGACCAGGACACGGCTGCGGCAGCCGAGCTGAGTGCCGTCGCGACCGACGTGCAGGAGTCGACCGCCGCCATCAGCGAGCTCTGCGGCGGCTGAGCAGCGTCACCGCACGAAGAAGGCCCCGCCGGCTCGCCCGGCGGGGCCTTCTTGCTGCACGTCACACGCCGCCCAGGCGCGGAGTGGCCCACGCGGCGAGGAGTAGCGTTGAGGGGTGCAGCGCGTTCCGATCTCCCCCGTGTCGACTCCGGGGTGGCGCGCATGGGCGATCTGGTCCGTCGGCGTCGCCGCGTACATCCTGGCCATCACCAATCGCACATCGCTCGGCGCCGTCGGTGTCGAGGCCGCGGATCGGTTCCAGGCCGACGCATCGACGCTGGCGCTCTTCGCGGTGGTGCAGCTCGCCGTGTATGGCGGAATGCAGATCCCGATCGGCATCCTGCTCGACCGCTTCGGCTCGCGTCCGATCATGACCATCGGCATGTTCCTCATGGCCGCGGGGCAACTCACGATGGCGCTCTCCCCCAGCATCGGCATCGCCATCGTGGCGCGTGTTCTTCTGGGAGCCGGTGACGCAGCGATCTTCCCGGCGGTGTTGCGACTGGTCGCCACCTGGTTCCCCGCGCAACGAGGCCCGCTGATGGTGCAGTTCACCGGCATCCTCGGGCAGACGGGTCAGCTCATCGCGCTGGTCCCCGTCGCCGCTCTCCTGCACGCGACAAGGTGGGACATCACCTTCGGAAGCATCGCGGGGCTCGGCGTGCTCTTCACGATCCTCGTCGCGCTGGTGATCCGCAATCACCCGCCCGAGCGCGGGGCCGACGTGTCGGTGAACACCGATACCGGGATGATCAGGGTGGTCACCTCAGCCATCGACACCGGCGTCGGCATCCGCGCGGCGTGGGCACACCCGGGCACTCGCCTCGCGTTCTGGTCACACTTCACGACGCCGTTCGCCGGCACCGCGTTCGTGCTGCTCTGGGGAATGCCGTTCCTCACGGCGGCCCAAGGGCTCGACACGGCACACGCGGCCGGGATCATCTCGGTCTACGTCATCGCCGGTATGGCGTTCGGCCCCGTGATCGGCGATCTGTCGCGGCGTCTTCCCAACCACCGCTCGCTCGCCCTGGTGCTGCCGGCCGTGGGCGTGCAGATGCTCGCCTGGCTGATCGTGATCGCGCTTCCGGGGCCTGCGCCGCTCTGGTTGCTCTACGTTCTCGCCGCGGCTCTCGCGACCGGTGGTCCGGCGTCGATGATCGCCTTCGATCACGCGCGCACCCACAACCCCTCGCACCGCCTGAGCACCGCCACCGGGGTCACGAACGCGGGAGGCTTCATCGCCGCGCTCATCGCGATCTTCCTCATCGGTCTCGCCCTCGACCTGCAGGGCGCGGGCACGCCCGACACCTATTCTCTTGACGCGTTCCGCCTGGCGTTCCTGATGCCCGTTCCCTTGTGGATCATCGGCGTCGTCTTCATCCTGATCGAGCGCAAGCGCACTCGTATCCGCATCGGACTCGACCCCGAGCGACGGCGCTGACCGACGCCGGAGGGGCTGCTCAGCGCAGGAGGTGCTGGAACGTCTCCACGATGAGTTCGACGCTCAGGTGCTCCGGCACGTCCGGGTCACCGGCCTCGAACTCCGCCAGTTCCACTCCGCGCACCGAATCAGCCGGCAGCGCTGCGAAGATCGCCGCGATCTGATGCGGGAGCATACCCGCACCGACGCGGTAGGCCGCGGGGATGTAGCCGGGCTCCAGAACGTCCCAGTCCACGTGGATCCACACCGGCCGCCCGTCGATCAGGTCGAGGATCCGGGCGGGCGTCGACTCTGCCGGTGGAATCACGGTGACTCCGGCGGATGCGAGCAGCTCGCCTTCCGCGTCGTCGATGTCGCGACCTCCGATGACGATCACCTGGCGAGGATCGAGCCCCGCGCCGTGACCGCTGTCCCACAGTCCGCAGGCGGCGGCGAGCACCATTCCACCCAGGTAGCCCGAATCCGTCGTGGCGGGGGTGTTGAAATCGCCGTGCGCGTCGATCCAGAGCACGACGGCGTCCGGGTGACGTTCAGCGACCGTCGGAAGGGTGCCCAGGCTCGCCGCACAGGTGTTGGTGGCGAGCAGCGGAGTCGACCCGGCGTCGAACGCCCCACGCACCGCGTCGCGCAGCCCGTGCAACGTACCCTCCGCCTGCGGAAGCGCCTCGGTCCAGTCGTCGACCACGGCAGATGCGGGCGTTCCCACGATCGTCGGGGTCAGCCCCAGCAGTGCCGACAGCGCATCGGCTGTTCTCCGCGCGCCCACCAGCGCCCCGTCGGTGCGGTCGGCCACGCGGCCCTGAGAGACGATGAGCGAGAAGGCAGTGGTCATCACTCCAGCCTGTCAGGCGATGCGCATCGAGGGCAAAACAGACGGGTCGTGCGCGCGAGCCGATCAGGCACGCCGGGGTGTCCACCCGGAGGGGGTGGGGCCGTCGTTCATGGCGCGCTCGCGATCGGCCTGCGCCGACCATCCTTGGGCGTCGTCCGGCGTC
The sequence above is drawn from the Candidatus Microbacterium colombiense genome and encodes:
- a CDS encoding MFS transporter, with product MQRVPISPVSTPGWRAWAIWSVGVAAYILAITNRTSLGAVGVEAADRFQADASTLALFAVVQLAVYGGMQIPIGILLDRFGSRPIMTIGMFLMAAGQLTMALSPSIGIAIVARVLLGAGDAAIFPAVLRLVATWFPAQRGPLMVQFTGILGQTGQLIALVPVAALLHATRWDITFGSIAGLGVLFTILVALVIRNHPPERGADVSVNTDTGMIRVVTSAIDTGVGIRAAWAHPGTRLAFWSHFTTPFAGTAFVLLWGMPFLTAAQGLDTAHAAGIISVYVIAGMAFGPVIGDLSRRLPNHRSLALVLPAVGVQMLAWLIVIALPGPAPLWLLYVLAAALATGGPASMIAFDHARTHNPSHRLSTATGVTNAGGFIAALIAIFLIGLALDLQGAGTPDTYSLDAFRLAFLMPVPLWIIGVVFILIERKRTRIRIGLDPERRR
- a CDS encoding arginase family protein; this translates as MTTAFSLIVSQGRVADRTDGALVGARRTADALSALLGLTPTIVGTPASAVVDDWTEALPQAEGTLHGLRDAVRGAFDAGSTPLLATNTCAASLGTLPTVAERHPDAVVLWIDAHGDFNTPATTDSGYLGGMVLAAACGLWDSGHGAGLDPRQVIVIGGRDIDDAEGELLASAGVTVIPPAESTPARILDLIDGRPVWIHVDWDVLEPGYIPAAYRVGAGMLPHQIAAIFAALPADSVRGVELAEFEAGDPDVPEHLSVELIVETFQHLLR